A genomic segment from Helicobacter sp. NHP19-012 encodes:
- a CDS encoding chemotaxis protein — protein sequence MPNNLAHIDQVTSLHKNNELQLLCFRLGKNKDLYAVNVFKIREVVKYNGSLTIISHEPNSLVEGLIIIRELTIPLIDMKKWFYYDSNNKQKDLRPYRIEKDENGDEIVMICEFSRWTIGVRIYEADRILNKKWTEIEQSAGVGGNTGNSKLVSRTRYFDGRLVQVVDIEKMLVDVFPWIEQESHEELDQLSQLYSDKMVLLADDSPSVLKTMQVILDKLGIKHLDFINGKQLLDYLFDPQTPVEEVGLIITDLEMPEASGFEVIRRAKLDQRTINIPIVVNSSMSGSSNEEMARSLHADDFISKSNPLDVERIVKQFMQVGLA from the coding sequence ATGCCTAACAACTTAGCCCACATCGATCAAGTCACAAGCCTGCATAAAAACAATGAATTGCAATTACTTTGCTTCCGCCTAGGCAAGAACAAGGATTTATACGCCGTCAATGTCTTTAAAATCCGTGAAGTGGTGAAGTACAATGGGAGCTTAACCATCATCAGCCATGAGCCTAACTCTTTGGTGGAAGGGCTCATCATCATAAGAGAGCTCACCATCCCGCTCATCGATATGAAAAAGTGGTTTTACTACGACAGCAATAACAAGCAAAAGGACTTGCGCCCCTACCGCATTGAAAAAGACGAAAACGGGGATGAGATCGTGATGATTTGCGAGTTTTCGCGTTGGACCATTGGGGTGCGCATCTACGAGGCGGATCGCATTCTCAATAAAAAATGGACAGAGATCGAGCAGAGTGCGGGCGTAGGGGGCAACACGGGCAATTCTAAATTAGTGAGCCGTACCCGCTACTTCGATGGGCGGTTGGTGCAGGTGGTGGACATTGAAAAAATGTTGGTGGATGTCTTTCCTTGGATTGAGCAAGAAAGCCACGAGGAATTAGACCAACTCAGCCAACTTTACAGCGATAAAATGGTGCTCTTGGCAGACGACTCGCCCAGTGTGCTCAAAACCATGCAAGTGATTTTAGACAAACTAGGGATCAAGCATTTAGACTTTATCAATGGCAAACAGCTTTTAGATTATCTCTTTGATCCCCAAACCCCCGTTGAGGAAGTGGGGCTCATCATCACTGACCTAGAAATGCCCGAGGCGAGCGGGTTTGAGGTGATTAGACGGGCGAAATTAGACCAACGCACGATCAACATCCCCATTGTAGTCAATTCCTCCATGAGCGGGAGCAGCAATGAAGAAATGGCGCGCTCTTTGCATGCCGATGACTTCATCTCCAAGTCCAACCCCCTAGATGTGGAGCGCATCGTTAAGCAATTCATGCAGGTTGGGCTCGCCTAA
- the ychF gene encoding redox-regulated ATPase YchF, with product MGLSVGIVGLPNVGKSSLFNALTKSTNAQSANYPFCTIDPNKAIVDVPDARLKALADIVKPERIQHSSVEFVDIAGLIKGASAGEGLGNQFLAHVKECAVILHVVRCFEDDDITHVSGEVNPLSDIETIEVELILADIQTLQKRLERLVKLAKSNKEAQASLEIANALLAHLNELKPASSFKDREHPVFLALNQELRFLSAKEVIFVANVDEAHVSGLNAHALKVQALAQERGAGFVVLCAKLEEELVGMDENEALEFLQSLGVESSGLDQVISLGFKALGLMSYFTAGVKEVRAWTIVKGSSAPTAAGVIHKDFEKGFIKAETIAYEDFIAYGGEAGAKAKGALRVEGKDYIVQDGDVMHFRFNV from the coding sequence ATGGGGCTATCTGTCGGCATTGTGGGCTTGCCCAATGTGGGCAAGTCTAGCTTATTCAACGCCCTAACCAAGAGTACCAACGCCCAAAGTGCCAATTACCCCTTTTGCACCATCGATCCCAATAAGGCGATCGTGGATGTCCCCGATGCCCGCTTAAAGGCGTTGGCGGATATTGTCAAGCCTGAGAGAATCCAACACTCTAGCGTAGAGTTTGTGGATATTGCGGGCTTAATTAAGGGGGCGAGTGCGGGCGAGGGGCTAGGCAACCAGTTCTTAGCCCATGTGAAAGAATGCGCTGTGATTTTGCATGTGGTGCGTTGTTTTGAAGACGATGACATCACGCATGTGAGCGGAGAGGTTAATCCCTTAAGCGACATTGAAACGATCGAGGTGGAGTTGATCTTAGCCGACATACAAACCTTGCAAAAACGCCTAGAAAGGCTTGTTAAGCTTGCCAAAAGCAATAAAGAAGCCCAAGCGAGTTTAGAGATCGCCAACGCCCTTTTAGCCCATTTAAACGAGCTCAAACCCGCTAGCAGTTTTAAAGACAGAGAGCACCCCGTGTTTCTTGCCTTAAATCAAGAATTGCGTTTTTTGAGTGCCAAAGAGGTTATTTTTGTCGCCAATGTGGATGAAGCCCATGTGAGCGGATTAAACGCCCACGCCCTAAAGGTGCAAGCCTTAGCCCAAGAGAGAGGGGCGGGGTTTGTGGTGCTGTGTGCCAAATTAGAAGAAGAGCTTGTGGGGATGGATGAAAACGAGGCTTTGGAGTTTTTGCAAAGTTTGGGCGTGGAATCAAGCGGACTAGATCAAGTCATTAGTTTAGGCTTTAAGGCTTTGGGCTTGATGAGTTACTTCACGGCTGGGGTGAAAGAAGTTAGGGCTTGGACAATTGTCAAAGGCTCTAGTGCGCCCACAGCGGCCGGGGTGATCCATAAGGACTTTGAAAAGGGCTTTATCAAGGCGGAGACGATCGCTTATGAGGATTTCATCGCCTATGGGGGTGAGGCGGGGGCAAAAGCCAAAGGTGCTTTACGTGTCGAGGGCAAGGACTACATTGTGCAAGATGGCGATGTGATGCATTTTAGGTTCAATGTTTAG
- a CDS encoding DedA family protein has translation MEAYILELWNNYAASWGYVILFFWSILEGEIGLILAGMACYEGHMNVFLAISVAALGGFSGDQMYFHIGRTSKTYLNKKLEKQRRKLALAHLLLQKYGWFVIFIQRYMYGMRTIIPISIGLTRYNALKFAAINLLSAFVWASITIVLAWYFGAQLFDLLELIKRYPYVFILILLVFLGFVAWYFQTHTKKMDQKIQKIQ, from the coding sequence ATGGAAGCCTATATTTTAGAGCTGTGGAACAACTACGCCGCCAGTTGGGGCTATGTGATCCTCTTTTTTTGGAGCATTTTAGAGGGGGAGATCGGGCTGATTTTAGCGGGCATGGCATGTTATGAGGGGCACATGAATGTCTTTTTGGCGATCAGCGTGGCGGCTCTTGGGGGCTTTAGTGGGGATCAAATGTATTTTCACATTGGACGCACGAGCAAAACCTATTTAAACAAAAAGCTAGAAAAGCAACGCCGTAAACTCGCTCTAGCACATTTGCTCTTACAAAAATACGGCTGGTTTGTGATTTTTATCCAGCGCTACATGTATGGCATGCGCACGATCATCCCCATTAGCATTGGGCTCACCCGTTACAACGCCCTTAAATTCGCCGCCATTAATCTTTTAAGCGCCTTTGTGTGGGCTTCGATCACGATCGTTTTGGCGTGGTATTTTGGCGCACAGCTCTTTGATTTGCTAGAGTTGATTAAGCGTTATCCTTATGTATTTATACTAATATTATTGGTGTTTTTGGGGTTTGTGGCGTGGTATTTCCAAACCCACACCAAAAAAATGGATCAAAAAATCCAAAAAATCCAATAG
- a CDS encoding adenine phosphoribosyltransferase: MFSQKLKAQLKEAIREVPNHPKPGVLFKDITPLINHPMLFGTLIDALKDRYKLHGVDFVVGIEARGFILGAALAYALQAGFVPIRKQGKLPYQTLSASYELEYGTDTIEIHADAFRELNDAHVVLIDDLIATGGTALASLELLEQMQAHCVEACFLISLNEFGGLEKVAERVSTFSVLEYDK, encoded by the coding sequence ATGTTTAGCCAAAAATTAAAAGCCCAATTAAAGGAAGCCATAAGGGAGGTGCCAAACCACCCCAAGCCCGGGGTGCTCTTTAAAGACATCACCCCCTTAATCAACCACCCCATGCTCTTTGGCACGCTCATAGATGCACTTAAGGATCGCTATAAATTGCATGGCGTGGATTTTGTTGTGGGGATTGAGGCAAGGGGGTTTATTTTGGGCGCAGCTTTAGCTTACGCTTTGCAAGCGGGCTTTGTGCCTATCCGCAAACAGGGCAAACTGCCCTACCAAACCCTAAGCGCATCCTACGAGCTGGAGTATGGCACGGACACCATAGAAATCCACGCCGATGCCTTTAGGGAACTCAACGATGCGCATGTTGTGCTGATCGACGATTTGATCGCCACGGGGGGCACGGCTTTAGCGAGCTTAGAGCTTTTGGAGCAAATGCAAGCGCATTGCGTGGAGGCGTGTTTTTTGATCTCGTTAAATGAGTTTGGGGGCTTGGAGAAAGTCGCTGAGAGAGTGAGTACCTTTAGTGTGTTGGAGTACGACAAATAG
- the rpiB gene encoding ribose 5-phosphate isomerase B, producing the protein MHVILGCDHAGLNLCAFLEQRLKSSHSLEIYQPKAGERVDYPDYAHLVVQVLLDKKDARGILVCGSGIGMSIAANRFKGIRAALCSDAYMAKMARLHNDANVLCLGQNVVGFGVALDIVEVFLKTEFEGGRHSTRLEKIEGLKC; encoded by the coding sequence ATGCATGTGATCTTGGGTTGCGACCATGCGGGGTTAAACTTGTGCGCCTTTTTAGAGCAGCGGCTCAAAAGCAGCCACAGCCTAGAGATATATCAGCCAAAGGCAGGCGAGCGGGTGGATTACCCCGATTACGCCCATTTAGTGGTGCAAGTTCTGCTAGACAAGAAAGACGCCAGGGGCATTTTGGTGTGTGGGAGCGGGATTGGCATGAGCATTGCGGCCAATCGCTTTAAGGGCATCCGTGCGGCTCTATGTAGCGATGCCTACATGGCTAAAATGGCGCGGTTGCATAACGACGCCAATGTTTTATGTCTAGGGCAAAATGTCGTGGGCTTTGGGGTGGCGTTAGATATAGTGGAGGTTTTTTTAAAGACGGAGTTTGAAGGCGGGCGGCACAGCACCCGCTTAGAAAAAATCGAGGGTTTAAAGTGTTAG
- the lepB gene encoding signal peptidase I — protein MGFFQALRRFVMSWTGTIILVLLAIFFVAQAFIIPSRSMVGTLYEGDMLFVKKFSYGIPIPRLPWLDIPLVPDFKHNGHLIEGKRPQRGEVVVFIPPTNKGYYVKRLFATGGDEVIFKQDGFYLHPKESDTDPNYISKHFAKHKVQQFLGKDFVFAPYEDKHLGIFYSKHNQTYPIMLALASHQLQSQMGVSMELIDLDGENAFYSKIAPDHYFMIGDNRDDSSDSRFWGSVPYSHIVGTPWFIYFSLNLSNSIEAGQKPKDKFTVRWQRMFKSVEGLEAQMTERHHLPTRED, from the coding sequence ATGGGTTTCTTTCAAGCGTTGCGCCGTTTTGTGATGAGCTGGACGGGGACAATCATTTTAGTGCTCTTGGCGATTTTCTTTGTGGCGCAAGCCTTCATCATCCCCTCGCGCTCCATGGTCGGCACACTCTACGAGGGGGATATGCTCTTTGTAAAAAAATTCAGTTACGGCATCCCCATTCCAAGATTGCCATGGCTTGACATTCCTTTGGTGCCCGATTTTAAGCACAACGGGCATTTAATCGAGGGCAAACGCCCGCAAAGGGGCGAGGTGGTGGTGTTCATCCCTCCCACAAATAAGGGCTACTATGTTAAACGGCTTTTTGCCACCGGGGGCGATGAGGTCATTTTTAAACAAGATGGCTTTTACTTGCACCCCAAAGAAAGCGACACTGATCCTAATTACATTTCTAAGCACTTTGCCAAGCACAAGGTGCAGCAATTCTTGGGTAAGGACTTTGTCTTTGCGCCCTATGAGGACAAGCATTTAGGCATTTTTTACAGCAAACACAACCAAACCTACCCCATCATGCTCGCCCTTGCCAGCCACCAGCTGCAAAGCCAAATGGGCGTGAGCATGGAGCTCATAGACCTAGATGGCGAAAACGCCTTTTACTCTAAAATCGCTCCCGATCATTACTTTATGATAGGCGATAACCGCGATGACAGCAGCGACTCGCGCTTTTGGGGGAGTGTGCCCTACAGCCACATTGTGGGCACGCCGTGGTTCATTTACTTTAGTTTAAATTTATCTAATAGCATAGAGGCGGGGCAAAAACCTAAAGACAAATTCACCGTGCGCTGGCAACGGATGTTTAAAAGCGTGGAGGGGCTAGAGGCACAAATGACAGAAAGACACCATTTACCCACACGGGAGGACTGA
- the folD gene encoding bifunctional methylenetetrahydrofolate dehydrogenase/methenyltetrahydrofolate cyclohydrolase FolD, producing the protein MVLLDGYALARLKEEALRQEVRTLQETRHICPKLVVVLVGTDDASVLYVHMKAKACARVGIDCVLETLPEQTPQAELLNLLERYNHDTSVHGILVQLPLPKHVDTRRVIEAIAPHKDVDGFHPLNVGRVYSNSLYTGFLPATAMGIMQLLEHYKIEVKGKDVAIVGASNIIGKPLASLMLNAGATISLCHILTKDISLYTKNADIVCIGVGQPKLLKAHMVKEGAVVVDIGINKVKGKVIGDADFEGLKSKVSFITPVPKGVGPMTIVCLLQNTLYAAKGCA; encoded by the coding sequence ATGGTTTTACTAGATGGCTATGCGCTGGCACGCTTAAAAGAAGAGGCTTTGCGCCAGGAGGTGCGGACTCTGCAAGAAACCCGGCATATTTGCCCTAAGCTCGTGGTGGTGTTGGTCGGCACAGACGACGCCAGCGTGCTGTATGTCCATATGAAAGCCAAAGCCTGCGCACGGGTGGGGATAGATTGCGTACTAGAAACCCTGCCCGAGCAAACCCCCCAAGCAGAATTATTAAACTTGTTAGAGCGTTACAACCACGATACTAGCGTGCATGGGATTTTGGTGCAACTGCCTCTACCTAAACATGTAGACACGAGGCGGGTGATCGAGGCGATCGCCCCACATAAAGATGTGGATGGTTTCCACCCCTTGAATGTGGGGCGGGTGTATTCTAACAGCCTATACACGGGCTTTTTGCCCGCAACCGCAATGGGGATAATGCAGCTTTTAGAGCATTACAAAATCGAAGTCAAGGGTAAAGATGTGGCGATTGTGGGGGCGAGCAATATCATCGGTAAGCCCTTAGCATCCTTAATGCTAAATGCCGGGGCGACGATTAGTTTATGCCACATTTTGACGAAAGACATTAGCCTTTACACCAAAAACGCCGACATTGTGTGTATTGGCGTGGGACAGCCCAAGCTCTTAAAAGCGCACATGGTCAAAGAGGGAGCGGTGGTCGTAGATATAGGCATTAATAAAGTAAAGGGCAAGGTCATAGGCGATGCGGACTTTGAGGGGCTTAAAAGCAAAGTGAGTTTTATCACCCCTGTGCCTAAAGGTGTAGGACCGATGACAATTGTTTGTTTGTTGCAAAACACTTTGTACGCCGCTAAGGGCTGTGCTTAA
- a CDS encoding c-type cytochrome, protein MLKQSVLLIGVLLGCLFGADKPKDGSFITILEYGKELYNNPRNISCVKCHGISGQGQVITRYTTATNQERIFKAPSIDNFANVTDFANALDRAKSIMPRYNLTPDEIKAIYYYLRSTKDKQP, encoded by the coding sequence TTGCTTAAACAAAGTGTGCTTTTAATCGGCGTTTTGCTTGGGTGTCTCTTTGGGGCGGACAAGCCCAAAGACGGCAGTTTCATCACCATTTTAGAGTATGGCAAAGAGCTTTACAACAACCCTAGAAACATCAGTTGCGTGAAGTGCCACGGGATCAGTGGGCAGGGGCAGGTCATCACCCGCTACACCACCGCCACCAACCAAGAGCGCATTTTTAAAGCCCCCTCCATCGACAACTTCGCTAATGTTACAGATTTTGCCAACGCCCTCGATCGGGCTAAATCCATCATGCCCCGCTATAACCTCACCCCCGATGAGATCAAAGCGATTTACTACTACCTCCGCTCCACTAAGGACAAACAGCCCTAA
- the thiC gene encoding phosphomethylpyrimidine synthase ThiC yields MPRDYLDKRTEPVKTQLHYAKKGIITEEMHYVANVEELKPELVLKEVAKGRLIIPANIQHRNLEPMGIGIALKTKINANIGSSAIIHSAQGEVEKLQIAIKYGADTVMDLSTGGDLDMIRKEIIAASSVPIGTVPMYQILHDVNNDVMKLDIDTMLAVLEKQAKQGVSYFTIHCGFLLEHMPFVSRRKMGIVSRGGSLMASWMMHYHKQNPFYEAFDDILAICQEYDVSLSLGDSLRPGCLADASDMAQFAELKVLGELAKRAYEKDVQVMIEGPGHVPLNQIERNVKLQKELCNEAPFYVLGPLVTDIAAGYDHIASAIGACLAAYKGVAMLCYVTPKEHLGLPNAKDVREGILAYKIAAHAADIARGRIHARVRDDLMSDARYAFEWNKQFELALDPDRAREYHDEALPQEVFKEAEFCSMCGPKFCSYKVSQDIFKNYKGA; encoded by the coding sequence ATGCCAAGAGATTACCTAGACAAGCGCACAGAGCCCGTTAAAACCCAACTGCACTACGCCAAAAAGGGGATCATCACCGAAGAAATGCACTATGTCGCCAATGTGGAGGAGCTTAAGCCCGAATTGGTGCTAAAAGAGGTCGCCAAAGGGCGTTTAATCATCCCGGCAAATATCCAGCATAGGAATTTAGAGCCCATGGGAATAGGCATTGCGCTAAAGACTAAGATCAACGCCAACATCGGTAGCTCGGCGATCATCCATTCCGCTCAAGGGGAGGTGGAAAAATTGCAAATTGCCATTAAATACGGGGCGGACACGGTGATGGATTTGTCCACGGGTGGGGATTTGGATATGATTAGAAAGGAAATCATCGCCGCCTCAAGCGTGCCCATTGGCACGGTGCCCATGTACCAAATCTTGCACGATGTGAATAACGATGTGATGAAACTAGATATTGACACCATGCTAGCCGTGCTAGAAAAACAAGCCAAACAAGGGGTGAGTTACTTCACCATCCACTGCGGGTTTTTGCTCGAGCACATGCCCTTTGTGAGCCGGCGTAAAATGGGGATTGTGAGCCGGGGGGGCAGTTTAATGGCTTCGTGGATGATGCATTATCACAAACAAAACCCTTTTTATGAAGCCTTTGACGATATTTTAGCCATTTGCCAAGAGTATGATGTGTCCTTGAGTTTAGGCGATTCGCTGCGCCCGGGCTGCCTTGCTGATGCCAGCGACATGGCGCAATTTGCTGAATTAAAGGTGCTTGGTGAGTTAGCTAAGAGGGCCTATGAAAAGGATGTACAGGTGATGATTGAGGGCCCCGGGCATGTGCCCCTAAATCAAATCGAGCGCAATGTCAAACTGCAAAAAGAATTGTGTAACGAGGCCCCCTTTTATGTGCTAGGACCCTTGGTTACCGACATTGCGGCCGGCTACGATCACATCGCCAGTGCGATCGGAGCGTGCTTGGCGGCTTACAAGGGTGTGGCGATGCTTTGCTATGTAACACCTAAAGAGCATTTAGGCTTACCTAATGCCAAAGATGTTAGAGAAGGGATTTTAGCCTATAAAATCGCCGCCCATGCCGCCGACATCGCCAGGGGGCGCATCCATGCCCGCGTGCGCGATGATTTGATGAGCGATGCGCGCTATGCCTTTGAGTGGAACAAGCAATTTGAGCTCGCCTTAGATCCCGATCGGGCAAGAGAATACCACGATGAGGCTTTGCCCCAAGAAGTTTTCAAAGAAGCCGAGTTTTGCTCCATGTGCGGGCCTAAGTTTTGCAGCTACAAGGTGAGCCAAGACATTTTCAAAAATTACAAGGGGGCTTAG
- the ispF gene encoding 2-C-methyl-D-erythritol 2,4-cyclodiphosphate synthase, which produces MQPRQDLSLVLAAAGASSRFTPHLPDFPHIKKQFWRLNGVPLVQKVYEDFNHLGLFAQIFILVSNRLEQVYLEQLLCGTNLSVLVGGTSRQESVQNALECVQTPLVMISDIARYQVDFGVLERLLDRMQGGLDCVAPALSCTDTMVYYNPTATPPYQALDRKRALRVQTPQICRTSVLKQAYKAGEFTDESSAILSLGAHVTYIEGSPTLDKLTHAHDLPAHHTSTTTHTGLGFDVHGFEGGKIMKLGGIVIAPSDCVDCGFKAHSDGDVLLHALIDALLGAINGGDIGMYYSDKDPSFKNKDSAQMLQEIHQLVQSVGHFVERVDLTLFADMPKIAPYRALIKRNLAELLGMRVENINLKATTFEGLGFIGRKEGVGVQALVQTRALWVIHE; this is translated from the coding sequence TTGCAGCCACGCCAGGATCTTTCGCTCGTTTTAGCTGCCGCAGGGGCTAGCAGTCGCTTTACTCCCCATTTGCCCGATTTCCCCCACATTAAAAAACAATTCTGGCGTTTAAACGGCGTGCCTCTAGTGCAAAAGGTCTATGAAGATTTTAACCATTTAGGGCTGTTTGCGCAGATTTTTATCTTGGTGTCTAACCGCTTGGAGCAGGTCTATTTAGAACAGCTTTTATGCGGCACAAATTTAAGCGTGCTCGTGGGTGGGACGAGCCGCCAAGAGTCGGTGCAAAATGCCCTAGAGTGCGTGCAAACCCCCTTGGTGATGATAAGCGACATTGCCCGCTACCAGGTGGACTTTGGGGTGCTAGAGCGACTACTAGATCGCATGCAAGGTGGGCTTGATTGTGTCGCCCCGGCGTTAAGCTGCACGGATACGATGGTTTATTACAACCCCACCGCCACCCCCCCCTACCAAGCCTTGGATCGCAAGCGCGCTTTAAGGGTGCAGACCCCCCAAATTTGCCGCACTTCTGTGTTAAAACAAGCCTACAAGGCGGGGGAATTTACCGATGAGAGCAGTGCCATTTTAAGTCTAGGTGCGCATGTCACCTACATTGAGGGCAGCCCCACGCTAGACAAGCTCACCCACGCCCACGACCTGCCCGCTCACCACACCAGCACCACCACCCACACCGGACTAGGCTTTGATGTGCACGGCTTTGAGGGGGGCAAGATCATGAAGCTGGGCGGGATTGTGATTGCGCCTAGTGATTGTGTGGATTGTGGGTTTAAGGCGCACAGCGATGGAGATGTGCTCTTGCATGCGCTCATAGATGCCCTGCTTGGGGCGATTAATGGGGGAGACATTGGGATGTATTACAGCGACAAAGACCCTAGTTTCAAAAATAAGGATTCGGCACAGATGTTACAAGAAATCCATCAACTCGTGCAAAGTGTGGGGCATTTTGTAGAAAGGGTAGATTTGACCCTTTTTGCCGACATGCCTAAAATTGCCCCTTATAGGGCATTGATTAAGCGAAATTTGGCAGAATTGCTAGGCATGCGAGTAGAAAATATTAATTTAAAAGCCACCACCTTTGAGGGGCTGGGCTTTATCGGCAGAAAGGAGGGCGTGGGCGTGCAGGCGTTGGTGCAGACCCGTGCCCTATGGGTGATCCATGAATAA
- a CDS encoding response regulator transcription factor yields the protein MNKVGSVLIIEDEVHLAQSIYSTLSSTGYQCQSATSIFHHFKEDYDVILLSSKACVDRCELFVRKNARAIIIIMSSFVSEDGVNRPLKAGAKDYILKPFKMEELLRKITYHRSYQKAIERASVYEKYLDFSAQNCEVDVHADHSFPLILQSHAQIGADMFVLNYARLHDFYLEFFSLKNLEDLPKQPKCSKHSERSCIAYFTHLEVLSLKERERFLSTLEAHNAIVSFVGQESLDYANLLSLESSQPTLSFNLLSIQDYEKSAIQQFSASYTDTELAKRLGISRKSLWEKRRRYNLPRKPQVEA from the coding sequence ATGAATAAAGTCGGCAGTGTTTTAATCATTGAGGATGAGGTCCATTTAGCCCAAAGCATTTACTCCACCTTGAGCAGTACGGGCTATCAATGCCAAAGCGCCACGAGCATTTTCCACCACTTTAAAGAGGATTACGATGTGATCTTGCTCTCTTCTAAGGCGTGCGTGGATCGGTGTGAACTCTTTGTGCGCAAGAACGCTAGAGCGATCATCATCATCATGTCCTCTTTTGTGAGCGAGGATGGGGTCAATCGCCCCCTAAAAGCGGGGGCCAAAGACTACATTTTAAAGCCCTTTAAAATGGAGGAACTCTTAAGGAAAATCACCTACCACCGCTCTTACCAAAAGGCGATCGAGCGGGCGAGCGTGTATGAAAAATATTTAGATTTTAGTGCCCAAAATTGCGAGGTGGATGTGCACGCCGATCACAGTTTCCCCTTGATCTTACAAAGCCATGCACAGATTGGGGCGGACATGTTCGTGTTAAACTACGCCCGTTTGCACGACTTTTACTTGGAGTTTTTCTCCTTAAAAAACCTAGAGGATCTGCCAAAGCAGCCCAAGTGTTCTAAACACTCCGAGCGCTCTTGCATCGCCTACTTCACGCATTTGGAAGTGTTGAGTTTAAAGGAGAGAGAGAGGTTTTTAAGCACTCTTGAAGCCCACAACGCCATTGTGAGCTTTGTGGGGCAAGAGAGTTTAGACTACGCGAATTTGCTCTCTTTAGAGAGCAGCCAGCCTACCTTGTCCTTCAATTTGCTCTCCATCCAAGACTACGAGAAAAGTGCCATCCAGCAATTCAGTGCGTCTTACACCGACACCGAGCTTGCCAAGCGCCTAGGCATCAGCCGCAAGTCCCTTTGGGAGAAACGCCGCCGCTACAACTTGCCTAGAAAGCCCCAAGTAGAAGCCTAA
- a CDS encoding ComF family protein, whose amino-acid sequence MRCFSCGAFSFKLLCKRCYAELAPLLENHRLENTPIYSFYAYDEIEFLLKSKYSLIGSRLLPLLALRVRGLLEPLLQEPLYALPIDDHIKRGYSHTATIAHALCKNSPCKPVYNKLCATKNITYAGQSLEFRQKNPKGFVFKGDPNLAYFLVDDVLTTGTTLRQAIQTLRQVGAKVAFALVLAKA is encoded by the coding sequence GTGCGCTGTTTTAGCTGTGGGGCGTTCAGTTTCAAGCTTCTTTGCAAGCGTTGCTACGCCGAGCTAGCCCCACTCCTAGAAAACCATAGACTAGAAAATACCCCCATTTACAGCTTTTACGCCTACGACGAGATAGAGTTTTTACTAAAAAGCAAGTATAGCCTCATAGGCAGCCGCCTTTTGCCCCTCTTGGCTCTAAGGGTGCGGGGTTTGCTAGAGCCCTTGCTACAAGAGCCCCTTTATGCCCTGCCCATTGATGATCACATCAAAAGGGGTTACTCCCACACCGCCACCATCGCCCACGCGCTTTGCAAAAATAGCCCCTGCAAACCTGTTTATAATAAATTATGCGCCACAAAAAACATCACCTACGCCGGGCAGAGTTTGGAATTTCGGCAAAAAAACCCTAAGGGCTTTGTTTTTAAGGGCGATCCTAATTTGGCTTACTTTTTGGTGGACGATGTGCTCACCACAGGCACAACCCTACGCCAAGCAATCCAAACCCTACGCCAAGTGGGGGCAAAGGTGGCGTTCGCCCTTGTGCTCGCAAAGGCTTAG